In a single window of the Phaeobacter sp. G2 genome:
- a CDS encoding ABC transporter ATP-binding protein, protein MSVPALELSGLKKSFGQAKIIRGIDLSIGKAERHAIIGPNGAGKSTLFNLITARFAPTAGTVRLHGQDLLGLQPFQINRMGLSRSFQITNIFPAMTVFENVRCALLWAQGYKYSFWNLVNRSRQLTEGADAILEQINLLERRNLPAGTLSYAEQRALEIGITIAGGADVIMLDEPTAGMSHSETDYITDLIMKVTEGKTLIMVEHDMGVVFGLADRISVLVYGEIIATGKPADVRADPKVQEAYLGAALEAEH, encoded by the coding sequence ATGAGCGTACCAGCACTGGAGCTTTCGGGCCTGAAGAAGAGTTTTGGCCAGGCTAAGATCATTCGCGGCATCGATCTTTCGATTGGCAAAGCGGAACGCCATGCGATCATCGGGCCAAATGGGGCGGGTAAATCTACGCTGTTCAATTTGATCACAGCGCGCTTTGCGCCAACTGCGGGCACGGTCAGGCTGCATGGTCAAGACCTGCTTGGGTTGCAGCCTTTCCAGATCAATCGCATGGGCCTGTCGCGGTCGTTTCAGATCACCAATATCTTTCCTGCAATGACGGTGTTCGAGAACGTCCGTTGCGCCCTGCTTTGGGCGCAGGGGTATAAGTATTCGTTCTGGAATCTGGTCAACCGCTCGCGTCAGCTGACCGAAGGGGCGGATGCCATTCTTGAACAGATCAACCTTTTGGAGCGCCGCAATCTGCCCGCCGGCACGCTGAGCTATGCTGAACAGCGGGCGCTTGAAATCGGGATCACCATCGCTGGCGGTGCCGATGTCATCATGTTGGATGAACCAACCGCCGGGATGAGCCATTCGGAAACCGACTACATCACAGATTTGATTATGAAGGTGACCGAGGGCAAGACGCTGATCATGGTTGAACATGATATGGGGGTTGTGTTTGGCCTCGCTGATCGCATTTCGGTTCTTGTCTACGGAGAAATTATTGCAACAGGAAAACCAGCGGACGTGCGGGCAGATCCAAAAGTGCAGGAAGCTTATCTTGGTGCAGCTCTGGAGGCAGAACATTGA
- a CDS encoding acyl-CoA dehydrogenase family protein, with translation MSDTSAPSSLNNLEMSEKAKPLYDAVIKHIRENVDPMTAEYHRLGEGRENRWSYAPGQLELMEAAKQKARDAGLWNFFLPNAETGEGLSNLDYAYIAAELGKNPLASETLNCSAPDTGNMEVLERIGTEQQKEQWLKPLLAGEIRSAFAMTEPDQASSDARNISTSAVLENGEWVINGEKYYISGAGDPRCKIMIVMVKTSPEAEPFRQQSQILVPMDHPGVEILGPMHVFGHDDAPHGHMHIRFTDVRVPEENILWGEGRGFEISQVRLGPGRIHHCMRSIGQAERALDLMIDRGLNRVAFKKKIIDLGKNMETISRAKIEIESMRLLVLKAAKAMDVLGNKEARIWVSMIKAKVPEQVCDIIDQAMQVHGATGISQWSPLSGMYAQQRTLRYADGPDEVHHHVIARHEVKTYADSNSRQDAIKGDTKARGSYGFVG, from the coding sequence ATGTCCGACACCTCCGCTCCATCCAGCCTGAACAATCTGGAAATGTCCGAGAAAGCCAAGCCGCTTTATGACGCCGTGATCAAACACATCCGTGAGAATGTGGATCCGATGACCGCAGAATATCACCGCCTTGGCGAAGGGCGTGAAAACCGCTGGTCCTATGCGCCGGGTCAATTGGAACTGATGGAAGCCGCCAAACAAAAGGCCCGTGACGCCGGCCTTTGGAACTTCTTTCTGCCCAACGCCGAAACAGGCGAAGGCCTGTCCAATCTCGATTACGCCTACATTGCTGCAGAGCTGGGCAAAAACCCCCTGGCGTCTGAAACCCTGAACTGCTCAGCCCCGGATACAGGCAACATGGAGGTGCTGGAACGCATCGGCACAGAGCAACAAAAGGAGCAATGGCTCAAGCCACTTCTGGCCGGTGAAATTCGCTCTGCCTTTGCGATGACAGAACCGGATCAGGCCTCCTCGGACGCCCGCAACATCTCCACTTCGGCGGTTCTGGAGAACGGCGAATGGGTCATCAACGGCGAGAAATACTATATCTCCGGTGCGGGTGATCCGCGCTGCAAGATCATGATCGTTATGGTAAAAACCTCGCCCGAGGCAGAACCCTTCCGGCAGCAATCGCAAATTCTGGTGCCGATGGATCACCCCGGTGTCGAAATCCTTGGTCCCATGCATGTCTTTGGCCATGACGATGCGCCTCACGGCCATATGCACATCCGGTTCACAGATGTACGCGTGCCCGAAGAAAACATCCTGTGGGGCGAAGGCCGTGGCTTTGAAATCTCGCAGGTCCGCCTTGGGCCAGGTCGCATTCATCACTGCATGCGCTCCATTGGCCAGGCGGAACGCGCGCTGGATCTGATGATTGACCGCGGCCTGAATCGCGTCGCCTTCAAAAAGAAAATCATCGACCTGGGCAAGAACATGGAGACCATTTCCCGCGCCAAGATCGAAATTGAATCCATGCGTCTGCTGGTTTTGAAAGCGGCCAAAGCGATGGATGTGCTTGGCAACAAAGAAGCCCGTATCTGGGTTTCAATGATCAAAGCCAAGGTGCCAGAGCAGGTCTGTGACATCATCGACCAAGCGATGCAGGTTCATGGTGCCACGGGCATCAGCCAGTGGTCCCCCCTTTCCGGTATGTACGCCCAGCAGCGCACATTGCGCTATGCCGATGGCCCGGACGAAGTGCATCACCACGTCATCGCCCGTCACGAGGTCAAGACCTACGCTGACAGCAATTCCCGTCAGGACGCAATCAAGGGCGACACCAAGGCCCGCGGCTCGTATGGGTTTGTAGGATGA
- a CDS encoding branched-chain amino acid ABC transporter permease encodes MELILVNLIDGLVTGLLLFMLSAGLTLIFSMMGVLNFAHASFYMLGAYFAYQISIALGFWVGLLIAPLIVGVLGAGVERYGLRRVHQYGHVPELIFTFGLALLIEELVQFVWGKNQMPYNIPEVLNFTAFSIAGNSIPAYKIFMIFISVAIFIGLLFVLTKTRVGMIIQAALSYPRTVESLGHNVPLIFMGVFGVGTALAGVAGVIAGPVLGTFPGMAFVLGSIVFVTIVIGGLGSLWGALVASLLIGWITTFAKSYNLAMSDVLNAIGISTPENLSDHALRDLWTVTSPQIADILPYVLMVLILIFRPAGLFGKRES; translated from the coding sequence ATGGAACTCATCCTCGTCAACTTAATCGACGGGCTTGTCACCGGATTGCTTTTATTCATGCTTTCGGCTGGCCTGACGCTCATTTTCTCTATGATGGGTGTTTTGAATTTTGCCCACGCTAGTTTTTATATGCTGGGCGCGTACTTTGCCTATCAAATCAGTATTGCGCTAGGGTTTTGGGTGGGTTTGCTTATTGCTCCGCTCATTGTTGGCGTTCTTGGCGCAGGGGTTGAAAGATACGGTCTGCGGCGTGTCCACCAATATGGCCATGTGCCGGAATTGATTTTTACATTCGGTCTGGCGCTTTTGATCGAGGAATTGGTGCAGTTCGTCTGGGGCAAAAACCAGATGCCATACAATATTCCCGAAGTCCTTAATTTCACGGCATTTTCCATCGCTGGAAACTCGATCCCTGCGTATAAGATCTTTATGATCTTTATCTCTGTCGCGATCTTTATTGGGTTGCTGTTTGTTTTGACCAAGACACGCGTTGGCATGATCATTCAGGCCGCCCTGAGCTATCCCCGCACGGTCGAGTCTTTGGGTCACAACGTGCCATTGATCTTTATGGGGGTGTTTGGCGTGGGAACAGCCCTGGCAGGTGTCGCAGGTGTGATTGCAGGGCCGGTTCTGGGGACCTTTCCCGGTATGGCCTTTGTTCTGGGATCCATCGTTTTTGTGACCATCGTGATTGGCGGCTTGGGGTCGCTTTGGGGCGCACTTGTGGCCTCATTGCTGATCGGGTGGATTACCACCTTTGCCAAGTCTTACAATCTTGCCATGTCCGACGTGCTGAATGCCATTGGCATATCCACCCCTGAAAATTTGAGCGACCACGCCCTGCGTGATCTGTGGACCGTTACCAGCCCTCAGATCGCAGATATTTTGCCCTATGTCTTGATGGTCTTGATCCTGATCTTCCGACCTGCAGGCCTCTTCGGAAAGCGTGAATCATGA
- a CDS encoding ABC transporter ATP-binding protein: MIEVTDMHAYYGKSHILQGVTLNVQEGEIVALLGRNGVGRSTTCKAIMGEVAPKGSVKFKGQEISGRKAFEIANMGIGYVPENRDIFPGLTTRQNLTLGLKPGQKDGSGRWSMQMMFDMFSNLNERADVEASVLSGGEQQMLTMCRTLMGDPDFVMIDEPTEGLSPQMVQKVADVLKEIADRGISTLLVEQKLSIAMDIAHRVYVMGHGQVVFEGTPAELKAREDVRKEWLEV; this comes from the coding sequence TTGATAGAAGTCACTGACATGCACGCCTATTATGGCAAATCACATATCCTTCAGGGCGTTACGCTGAACGTGCAGGAAGGTGAGATCGTGGCACTGCTGGGCCGCAATGGGGTTGGGCGCTCGACCACCTGCAAAGCAATCATGGGCGAAGTCGCCCCTAAGGGCTCGGTCAAATTCAAAGGCCAAGAGATTTCTGGCCGCAAAGCGTTTGAAATTGCCAACATGGGGATTGGCTATGTGCCGGAAAACCGGGATATATTTCCCGGACTGACCACCCGCCAAAACCTGACGCTGGGATTGAAACCTGGCCAGAAGGACGGCAGTGGTCGCTGGTCGATGCAGATGATGTTCGACATGTTCTCCAACCTGAATGAACGCGCTGATGTCGAGGCGTCGGTGCTGTCGGGCGGTGAACAGCAGATGCTGACAATGTGCCGAACGCTGATGGGGGATCCTGATTTCGTGATGATTGATGAGCCGACAGAAGGTCTTTCGCCGCAGATGGTGCAAAAGGTCGCTGACGTTCTGAAAGAAATCGCGGACCGGGGCATTTCAACCCTGTTGGTCGAGCAAAAACTGTCGATTGCCATGGACATCGCACACCGGGTTTATGTCATGGGCCATGGCCAGGTGGTGTTTGAGGGCACGCCGGCAGAGCTGAAAGCGCGTGAAGACGTGCGCAAGGAGTGGCTGGAGGTCTAG
- a CDS encoding branched-chain amino acid ABC transporter permease — MTLTLAPWILAAVALMIMPYIFTSNSALTIMNQMWITVIFALAYNMLLGQGGMLSFGHAVYAGVGGFACMHIMNASDFFASFPLPVLPVFGGLFGAGLAMIVGSFSTRSAGTVFAMISLGVGELIAASSVIIVAFFGGEEGISGDRTYAMPFFGNEFLQQINVYYLTSFWVLLSAALMYLWSRTPVGRMANAVRDNPERAEFLGYSARWVRFYSFVASGFFAGIAGGLFAINYEILTEENLNTTSSGIILLVTFLGGVGFFFGPIIGAIVFTLVQTVLSLQTELWAFYAGSLFLATVMFFPGGLAGLLMMHVPAFKLGKARLLVRPYIKTLLPAAIGILGLCALVEMTFHVRHAAQGDNEMTLFWTTFDSHTLMPWLIAIAVTVVGIGIAKRTSPALKEAWSEANSAGDVS, encoded by the coding sequence ATGACACTTACTCTTGCGCCCTGGATCCTGGCGGCTGTGGCGCTGATGATCATGCCCTATATTTTCACTTCCAATTCCGCGCTGACGATCATGAACCAAATGTGGATCACGGTGATTTTTGCGCTTGCCTACAATATGTTGCTCGGGCAGGGCGGAATGCTGTCCTTTGGACATGCGGTATATGCCGGTGTCGGTGGATTTGCCTGCATGCATATCATGAATGCCTCTGACTTCTTTGCGAGCTTTCCGCTGCCTGTACTGCCTGTCTTTGGTGGGCTTTTTGGCGCCGGGCTTGCGATGATAGTTGGGTCATTTTCGACCCGCAGTGCCGGTACAGTATTCGCAATGATCTCTTTGGGGGTGGGTGAGCTGATCGCCGCCAGCTCCGTGATCATTGTTGCGTTTTTTGGCGGCGAAGAGGGCATCTCGGGCGATCGTACCTATGCGATGCCGTTCTTTGGCAACGAGTTTTTGCAGCAGATCAATGTCTATTACCTGACATCCTTTTGGGTGCTGCTGTCGGCTGCGTTGATGTATCTCTGGTCTCGTACCCCGGTCGGGCGCATGGCCAATGCGGTGCGCGACAACCCGGAACGTGCTGAGTTCCTTGGCTATTCTGCCCGTTGGGTCCGCTTTTACAGCTTTGTGGCATCCGGGTTTTTTGCCGGCATTGCTGGCGGGCTGTTTGCCATCAACTATGAAATCCTGACCGAGGAAAACCTGAATACAACCTCCTCTGGTATCATCCTTCTGGTGACCTTTTTGGGTGGGGTTGGCTTCTTCTTTGGTCCGATCATCGGCGCGATTGTATTCACGCTGGTCCAGACGGTTCTCAGCCTTCAGACAGAGCTATGGGCGTTTTACGCAGGCTCGCTTTTCCTGGCGACTGTGATGTTCTTCCCTGGGGGATTGGCCGGGTTGTTGATGATGCATGTCCCGGCATTCAAGCTTGGAAAGGCCAGACTATTGGTCAGGCCCTACATAAAAACACTGCTCCCCGCAGCCATCGGAATACTGGGACTTTGCGCCCTGGTTGAAATGACCTTTCACGTTCGTCATGCCGCGCAGGGAGACAATGAAATGACGTTGTTCTGGACAACCTTTGACAGCCACACCTTGATGCCATGGCTGATTGCTATCGCGGTCACTGTGGTTGGGATTGGTATCGCAAAGCGGACTTCACCTGCGCTGAAAGAGGCCTGGAGCGAAGCCAATTCGGCAGGAGATGTGTCATGA
- a CDS encoding SDR family oxidoreductase gives MSLFDLTGKVALLTGASKGMGLAMATALADHGATVVISARKQEALDTAAAGINARGKGTAHAVSCNVGDKEQLQALVDKTHDLAGPIDIVIGNAGVNPYYGKTSKIDDEAYRKTMDANVLSNLWLAQMVAPDMVAKGAGSMAFTSSIGAFKPSVMLGTYGVSKLALIGLVRNLAAEFGPKGIRFNAICPGLVKTEFARELWDNPETAEKYQNEVPLRRFGEPEDFAGLAVFLASDASKYMTGQALTVCGGSSMWS, from the coding sequence ATGAGCCTGTTTGACCTGACTGGAAAGGTCGCGCTGCTCACTGGGGCGTCCAAAGGCATGGGATTGGCGATGGCGACAGCCCTCGCCGATCACGGCGCAACGGTGGTGATCTCTGCACGCAAGCAAGAGGCACTGGACACGGCTGCTGCGGGCATCAACGCCCGCGGCAAAGGCACCGCACATGCGGTGTCCTGCAATGTCGGTGACAAGGAACAGCTGCAGGCGCTCGTGGACAAGACCCATGACCTTGCAGGGCCAATCGACATTGTGATCGGCAACGCCGGGGTCAATCCCTACTACGGCAAGACCTCAAAAATCGACGACGAGGCTTACCGCAAAACAATGGACGCCAATGTCCTGTCCAACCTCTGGCTTGCCCAGATGGTGGCCCCTGACATGGTTGCAAAAGGCGCCGGCTCGATGGCGTTCACCTCTTCCATCGGCGCCTTCAAACCTTCGGTCATGCTGGGCACCTATGGGGTCTCAAAACTTGCGCTGATCGGCTTGGTTCGTAACCTCGCAGCCGAATTCGGGCCAAAGGGCATCCGCTTTAATGCGATTTGTCCGGGTCTTGTGAAAACCGAATTTGCGCGGGAGCTTTGGGATAATCCCGAAACCGCAGAGAAATACCAAAACGAAGTGCCTCTGCGCCGTTTTGGGGAGCCCGAAGACTTTGCAGGTCTCGCCGTGTTTCTCGCGTCCGACGCCAGCAAATACATGACCGGGCAGGCGCTTACCGTCTGTGGCGGCTCCAGCATGTGGTCTTGA
- a CDS encoding 3-hydroxyacyl-CoA dehydrogenase, whose amino-acid sequence MNTPTETEIGTYIAAAGAAAWQVPGLDETTAKRPIKTVGIIGAGTMGGGIAMNFASAGFSVRIVETTQEALDRGLKVVRGNYQRSSDKGRFPQDEVEARMARFDGRLALADLADCDLVIEAVFENMDLKRQIFTELDRVMKPGAILATNTSALDINEIASMTQRPQDVIGLHFFSPANVMKLLEIVRAKHTADDVVATCMALAKDINKIATLVGVCPGFVGNRILFARQIQANKLVYQGVMPWDVDAALNAFGFKMGPFQMSDLAGLDIGWSKGAKTDNPIRDALCELDRRGQKTKAGFYDYDEARRPVPSDITAGIIQDITGAKPAKMSTDEIIENCIYPMINEAVKILEENKAQRPSDVDVVWLNGYGWPADKGGPMFYGDMVGAKAVLARMEKLGAEDSDFAPADTLRKLAADGGAFTKIDTGGLIV is encoded by the coding sequence ATGAACACCCCCACAGAAACAGAAATCGGCACCTATATTGCAGCGGCCGGCGCCGCCGCCTGGCAGGTGCCCGGATTAGACGAAACCACCGCCAAGCGACCAATCAAGACCGTTGGCATCATCGGTGCCGGCACCATGGGCGGCGGCATTGCGATGAATTTTGCCAGTGCAGGCTTTTCGGTGCGGATTGTCGAGACAACACAGGAGGCGCTGGACCGCGGCCTGAAAGTTGTGCGCGGCAATTACCAGCGCTCGTCCGACAAAGGACGTTTTCCACAGGACGAGGTCGAGGCGCGTATGGCGCGCTTTGATGGTCGCCTTGCGCTTGCAGACCTTGCGGACTGTGATCTGGTGATCGAGGCCGTGTTCGAAAACATGGACCTCAAGCGGCAGATTTTCACCGAACTGGATCGCGTTATGAAACCGGGTGCCATTCTGGCAACCAACACCTCGGCGCTGGATATCAACGAAATTGCCTCGATGACCCAGCGGCCCCAGGACGTGATCGGGCTGCATTTCTTTTCGCCAGCCAACGTGATGAAATTGCTGGAAATTGTGCGTGCCAAACATACTGCGGATGATGTGGTTGCCACCTGTATGGCGCTGGCCAAAGACATCAACAAAATCGCCACGCTTGTTGGGGTCTGCCCCGGTTTCGTCGGCAACCGCATCCTGTTTGCCCGTCAAATTCAGGCCAACAAACTGGTCTATCAGGGGGTGATGCCCTGGGATGTTGATGCCGCCCTGAATGCCTTTGGCTTTAAGATGGGTCCGTTCCAGATGAGCGACCTTGCAGGACTGGATATTGGCTGGTCCAAAGGTGCCAAAACCGACAATCCAATCCGCGATGCATTATGCGAGCTGGACCGGCGTGGCCAAAAGACCAAGGCCGGATTTTACGACTACGACGAAGCACGCCGCCCCGTTCCCTCGGACATCACCGCCGGGATCATCCAGGATATCACTGGCGCAAAGCCTGCAAAAATGAGCACCGACGAGATCATCGAAAACTGCATCTACCCGATGATCAACGAAGCGGTGAAAATCCTCGAAGAGAACAAGGCGCAGCGCCCCTCCGACGTCGATGTGGTGTGGCTCAACGGCTATGGCTGGCCGGCCGACAAAGGGGGGCCAATGTTTTACGGCGACATGGTTGGCGCCAAAGCGGTTTTGGCCCGGATGGAGAAGCTCGGCGCCGAGGATAGCGACTTTGCACCTGCCGACACATTGCGCAAACTGGCCGCTGACGGTGGCGCTTTCACCAAGATCGACACCGGAGGCCTGATCGTATGA
- a CDS encoding SDR family oxidoreductase → MELKNKICVVTGAASGIGRALCQAFAAEGARHVVCVDMNGEGAAQTAKDIGGHAFTVDVSNEAQISAMIDRVEQDIGPIDLFFSNAGIAVGGGMETPSCEWQRSWDINVMAHVWAARKLAPLMASRGGGYLLNTSSAAGLLNQIGSASYGVTKHAAVGLAEWIAISHGDDGIKVSVLCPQAVRTEMTRGHEDHVAAINGMMEPEPVAQICIQAIRDETFLILPHAEVGDYMKKKTADYDRWIGGMRKLNRRFADHEL, encoded by the coding sequence ATGGAACTGAAAAACAAGATCTGCGTCGTCACCGGCGCCGCAAGCGGCATTGGCCGCGCCCTGTGTCAGGCCTTTGCCGCCGAGGGCGCGCGCCATGTGGTTTGCGTTGACATGAATGGCGAAGGGGCGGCGCAAACAGCCAAAGACATCGGCGGCCATGCCTTTACCGTAGATGTGTCCAATGAGGCGCAGATCAGCGCCATGATAGACAGGGTCGAACAAGACATCGGCCCGATAGATCTGTTCTTTTCCAACGCAGGCATTGCCGTGGGCGGGGGCATGGAAACCCCCAGCTGCGAATGGCAACGGTCCTGGGACATCAATGTGATGGCCCATGTCTGGGCCGCGCGCAAACTTGCACCCCTGATGGCGTCTCGTGGCGGTGGATACCTGTTGAACACATCCTCTGCGGCCGGGCTGTTGAACCAGATTGGGTCGGCCTCTTACGGGGTGACCAAACATGCGGCCGTGGGGCTGGCGGAATGGATCGCGATAAGCCATGGCGATGACGGCATCAAAGTGTCTGTGTTGTGTCCACAAGCGGTGCGCACCGAAATGACACGGGGCCACGAAGACCACGTTGCGGCGATCAATGGCATGATGGAGCCGGAACCCGTCGCGCAAATCTGCATCCAAGCCATTCGCGATGAAACCTTCCTGATCCTGCCCCATGCGGAGGTGGGGGACTATATGAAGAAAAAGACCGCTGATTATGACCGGTGGATCGGCGGGATGCGCAAACTGAACCGCCGTTTTGCAGATCACGAGCTTTGA
- a CDS encoding enoyl-CoA hydratase-related protein — protein sequence MSYDFIKTETKGHVLVVTMNRPEVYNAVHVDMHNEMADCWDKFAADPDLWVAVLTGAGDKAFTAGNDLKATATGGSKAKMTETGFAGLSSRFDLEKPIIAAVNGFAMGGGFETALSCDIILASENAKFALPEVKVGFFAAASGVQRLSRYIGRLAAQELMFTGRTITAAEALKLGCLNEVHPHDQLMEKAMEKAEQLCTVSPSAVKATKRVLNDMALRDGMAGSIAYSREVIADLAKTEDFKEGVNAFVEKRAPQWVNK from the coding sequence ATGAGCTATGACTTCATCAAGACCGAAACCAAGGGACATGTGCTTGTCGTCACAATGAACCGGCCCGAGGTTTATAATGCTGTGCATGTGGATATGCACAACGAAATGGCCGACTGCTGGGATAAATTTGCGGCCGATCCAGACCTGTGGGTTGCGGTACTGACAGGCGCCGGAGACAAGGCGTTCACCGCAGGCAACGACCTGAAGGCAACCGCCACCGGCGGCAGCAAGGCCAAGATGACCGAAACCGGGTTTGCCGGTCTGTCGTCCCGCTTTGATCTGGAAAAGCCCATTATTGCTGCGGTCAATGGGTTTGCGATGGGCGGCGGATTTGAAACGGCGCTATCCTGTGACATCATCCTGGCCTCGGAAAACGCCAAGTTTGCCCTGCCCGAAGTCAAGGTTGGCTTCTTCGCCGCCGCCTCGGGCGTTCAGCGCCTGTCACGCTATATTGGCCGGCTGGCGGCGCAGGAACTCATGTTCACCGGCCGCACCATAACCGCCGCTGAGGCACTGAAACTGGGCTGTCTCAACGAAGTCCATCCCCATGATCAGCTAATGGAAAAAGCCATGGAGAAGGCCGAGCAGCTCTGCACGGTGTCTCCCTCGGCGGTCAAGGCAACCAAACGGGTTCTGAACGACATGGCTCTGCGGGACGGCATGGCCGGCAGCATCGCCTATTCCCGCGAGGTGATCGCGGATCTGGCCAAAACCGAAGACTTCAAAGAAGGCGTCAATGCCTTCGTCGAGAAACGCGCGCCCCAGTGGGTGAACAAATAA